TCGGCTACGGCTATCTGGTGGCCCTGATGGTGCTCTGCGCCGGCAGCGCCATGCTCGGCTTCCTCCAGCTGAGCCGGGGCATCGACGTCATCCTGGAGGAGAATTTCACCAGCATCGCCGCCTGCACCCGCATGCTCGAGGCCCTGGAACGCCAGGACAGTGCCACCCTCCTGCTGCTCCTGGATCAGGCTCCGGACCGGGACGAGCTGCAGCGCTGGCACACCGCCTTCGAGCAGAGCCTGCAAGCCGCCGAGGACAATGTCACGGAGGAGGCGGAGCGGCCGATCCTGGAGCACCTGCGGACCTCCTACAACCAATACCGGCTCCAGCGAGGCCAGTTCTTGGAGCAGCGCGGCGAGCGACCCCTGCGGGCCTACAACGAAGAGGTGGAACCGATCTTCGGCCAGGTCAAGGCGGACGTCCTGCAGCTCCTGGACATCAACCATCGGGCGATGCGCGAGGCGGATCGGCGAGCTCGCTCCACGGCGGTGCAGAGCGGCGCCGGCATCGGCTTCTTGGTGACCATCGGTCTACTCTCCCTCATCGTCCTCTCCCGG
Above is a window of Acidobacteriota bacterium DNA encoding:
- a CDS encoding HAMP domain-containing protein, translated to MTLRLRLLLGYGYLVALMVLCAGSAMLGFLQLSRGIDVILEENFTSIAACTRMLEALERQDSATLLLLLDQAPDRDELQRWHTAFEQSLQAAEDNVTEEAERPILEHLRTSYNQYRLQRGQFLEQRGERPLRAYNEEVEPIFGQVKADVLQLLDINHRAMREADRRARSTAVQSGAGIGFLVTIGLLSLIVLSRALRRRLLEPLRELTDGIEAIAQGEDRRRLPVRGEDELAQISAQLNAALDRQQELRAQMRGRLSQEKQLALALLAYLQGPVLAIGLDGLIMVDELGPLRDTIEADLVSWVLEDGAETVRGLSTGEVPPPITLDLAGETVTVELLQALRRRPVGWLVRPGGEAVSAR